The region AGGAGGCTCTGTGCACCCCACCATGGAAGGCGCCCAGCCGTCTCTCCCCATGGATGacgcccccccaccgcccacccaGCTCGCCTCTCTGAGGCTCTAAGATGCCGATTGTTCCTAAGCCCATAGACCGTGGCCGGCCTTGACCCTGGTACGGCCTGCCCGAAGCCTGGTTCACTCTTCAGCCCAACTGCCCTGGCGCCACCAGCATGACATCTAGGTCTGTGCTCTGACATTTAGTGGGTGCCCCCGACAGAGAGCTGGGCTGTAATGCCCCACACAAGTGCCACAGGGACCCCAGAGTGTCCCTCTGACTAGGCCTGGGCTTCAGCTGGCAGAGTCCAGCCCCTGGCTGCCGCCTTGGGGAGAGGGGGTCAGACAGTGGACCCTCCTGTCCCTCCTGAGGGGCACACTGTCCCCCTCCTCATCAGCAGCTCAAACACTCAGACTTGAGGACAAATCTTTATCTTAGCGGCTtaggggagggagcaggaagccAGCGGTTAGGGATACCCAGCCCTACGATGAAGCTGGAGGCCGGGAGCCCACTGCCCTCCTTGATACACCCCatgggccttggtttccttacATTGTTCtcctttagagatgaggaagctgaggcacacaGGGTTCCCCCACAGCTCTCTCCACAGCTCCACATGGGCCTACATCTGCCAGGATCGTACTGCATGCAGCCTGCACCAAGCTGCCCACCACCCGCTCTCTCCTCAGCCCTCACCCCTGCAGCTCCCACGCTTTCTCCAGCAGGAAACTAGCCACAGAAGGAAGAAGGCCTAGGATCCAGAGTCCTCCAGCTGAGTTATTCCAAGAATCCCAGGGCCCCGCGATGACAGTATGTGGCACCAGCTCTTGGCCAACAGCAGCCAACAGGGCCGAGTCTGAAGAAACAGGCCAGGCTTCCCTCCCCGTGCCCCACGCTCACCCGAGGGTGGCTTCAAGAGCAGGGGGCCTGAGACCGGAGCCACCGGCACCTCCAGGAGGCCACCAGAGCCTGGAGGAAAGACGTGGCCCCTGAGCCAGGGCAGCTGTATCCTTCAGCTTGGGAGCATCCTTTGTCCCAACCACGAGAGGGGCCACAGCCTCTTCAGGGGATGGAAGACACTTTTTCTGGCCCTGTCGAGAGGCCCGTTTATAGTCTTCTCATCCATGCAAAAGTGGGCACCCAGGAAGGTTGTGGGACACTTGCAAGCCAGCCAGGGGGCCCCACCCAAAGCCTAGGTTGGGGGACAGCGAGTCCCGCATGGGGGCCATGCGGCAGTGGCGCTGGCTCAGCAGCACAGGGCCCCAGCTTGCTCAGAGTATGTTCGCACCCCACTGGGAACGGAGCACCTGGCCCTTGTTCAAGCGATTACCCTGCTCCCAGCACCCTGGGCCTGAGGAAGAGGATGTGGGCAGGTTGGCCCCGGAGTCACGTCCCCGAAGATGCCTGCAGTGGATGCCGCGCATACTGAGGTTTGAGAACCACGGCGGGGCAGAGGCCTTTCTGGTTTCTCCCCAGAAGTAGCCAGCTTCCTTCCTCACTGCCTTGACCCCATGGGGCCAGGTGGGGGACCTCCGCACCCACCGGTCCAGGAGCCCTGGGCCTGAACAGGAGCTGGGGTAGAGCAGCAGCCTGCAGGGCCAGAGGCCTTCCAGCTCCGGGGTGCCGGCGTTGGGTGACCCCCATCTGCCCTGGCCCTCTGTAGGGCCCTGGGATGTTTGGGCCgttcaggggagggagggggtgccgAACTCCCTGCTGACTGGTATGTGGGCCTCACGTGATTATTAAACAAGTAAAAGAGGGATGGTGGCGTTTTGCCCTGCGTGTGTGGCACAGATCCCGCTGATGACACATGGCCTCCTCTCTGGACTGGGGAAGGGGGCACAAGGCACAAAGTGGCCAGAGCACGtggccccttcccccccccccccactgccctctctctcttAGCCCGAGTGTGCCATCCCCAGCCTCCGACAGGCCCAGGTGGGCATAACCAGCCTTGAGGCCGAATCTTCACTTTAAAGTGCTGTTCGGTACCAGGGACTTCATGGTAGAGTGCGGAATAATGAACCAGAAGGCAGCTCAAGTGTAGACACGGGGACATGCCCCCCTTTACACAGCTGTCTGGCTTGAAAAGGTGAAACCAGTTATGTCTCCCCAACTGCTGGAGGCTGACGAGCCCCTTTAGGGcaacctctgcccctcccgaccCCAGAAAGCAAGGCCGAAAACAGGCGCCACGGGTTTGTCCGTCGCAGgtggagccgggggggggggggtcccggAACGTGGCAGGACCGACCGCCAGTGGGGGGCTGCTCACCAGCACCCCCCCAGGCCCCCCGCCGGCCCCGGGCCTTGCCAAGCAGCTGGCCACAGCTGTTTCCCAGCTGGAAGCCGTCCGCGCCTCTGGGCCACACCTGAAGGAAGGACACAGGTTGGGGTTTGCAGAACAACCTGCATCAACCCACCGACATGGTGGACGTCCACCCGCACTGCGTGTCCACCGGGCCGGGCTGTTGCTGTGCTTCCTACACGAACATGCCAAAGGTCCACTTTCCTAACAGACAACAGGCCTTCCCAGGGACCGAGAGATAGGCCTTCCCTGGTCTCCATCTCCTCCCAGGCGGCAGGCCCCAGGAACTAGCCATCTGGCCCAGGGAAGCCGCAGCCAGCCAGAATTCTTGCGGAAATGTCGTGAGACCGGCTCTCAGCCCTGACTCTAGATGATCTGGCCCCACGAGGTGTGTGATCAGCTGCCCAACCTGGTCTCACCTACAGGTCCGCAATCCCCTAGGACCAGCGATGTGTATGATTTTGGAAATTTCAGGCGGTAGGAAGGTAACAAGATGCTTATACACGGGTCAGGTACGAGCTCCAGTGTGGCTTAAAGTGGAACCTTACAGGACAAGGCTTAATACTGCTTGGCCGGCTCTCTGGTACTGCAAGGTCAAAGGTAATGTCAAAGGCCAGTCTCACCTCTCCGCATCCAGGTAGGCTCACCTCTCCACATCCAGGTAGGCAACCTGAGGAGTGGGCTCTGGGATCAGATCCTCGGGCAGGCGTGCTGTGCCCTTGGGCGGGCCTCTCACCTCTCTTGAGCATCAGGGACTGCACCGGGAGGCAGGGGCAATGCGCCGCCCATCCATCCTTCAGTGGGGCATGATCCAAGCTCACTTTACCACTTCCACCTCGCTCCTGACACTTCTGAGAGAGCCCTCCAAGGACCTGCTTCCATCTCATTCTCCACAAGCTCAGGGGACCCTCTGGTGCTCAGAGCTGATCCACAGACCACACAGCCTCAGCAAGAAGTTCTCAGGCTCACCTGCTGGCCTCACAGTCAGTGgtctgcacacacacacgcacaccctcCGCCGCCTCCTTGATGCTGTCGCTCATCGCCACACTGGAGGCGGTCTGGCTCCTGTCTCTGGCCTTTGCCGCTCCCTCAGGGTCTATGCTCTCACCAAAGTCCCCCCTTCTCAGGGTCTAGATGACCTCCCTTCCTTGTGGAGTACAGATCTGCAAGGAATCTCTCAGCCCTAAGGGGCCCGGTGCAAAATGAATACGCGGTACCCTTGCTTGAAAgtttttaagaatttcaagacgACAAACTAGGAGCAGAGCATTAAATCGAGGGGGCCCTCCCAAGCCTGTGGCCGCACACAGTGGGCACTGAATCAGTCTCACTTCCCCTGCATGCAGGCCTTCCGCTCAGTACCACACCTTCCAGCTGTGCTCCCCCCAGCCTCCAGTTCTTCCAGTCCTCTGGTCCAGAAAGCTAAACATCCTGGTGAAAAGATGAAGGAGCCAAGAAGCAAAGTGGACTCTCCCTCAGCAAAGTCCACTGCTGGCCCTCAGCACCTAGAGGGGCTGGCGATCCACATCTGCCCAGCTATTCAGTTCTCCATCCCTGGCAATCAACTCTGACTCCCTCCCCAGACTCACCCTCCTTGGAACTCTCCAGAACCACCCCCCCAGCAGTGCCCTGCCACATGTCACCACCTCTGATCTTCATCTGGTACGAATTTAGATCCTCATTTCTGACTCAAGGGCACTATGAACTCAGAAGGACCAAgattcagtttttttctcctcCTAACTTCTCAACCTGTATCACACCCTGCTTGGAGTGGGGTGTCCACTAAGTGCTCAGTTCTAGAGTCAGGGGTCCTCAGAAATCTAATGTGCTGGCAGTCAACAAGGTGCTTGGGTCCCCTTAGCTCAAGGAGGCTTCAAGTCCCGTTCCCCCTTCTCATCTGTCCCTCCCCAGAGCCCCGTGGGCAGCTGTGGGGAACAGCAAGGCAAGGGGGCACCCTGAAGTCTGATGTGTCTGGTGGCATGACATGTCACTTCAGTGGAGGGCACAGGAGGTATTGTCTCAGTGTGGGTCAAATTAGCCCTAGACACAGCTCTGGATCTGTCCTAACACACTTTAAAAGCAAAACCCCAAAGGATCTACCTGCTCCCAAGTAACTGTATGCAAAATGAAAACCAACACTTTTTACATGAATAGAAAAATCTAGCACTCAACAATGTAAAATGTATTGTCCAGCATTGCAGTAAAAAGCAGcctagaattttatacccaaTGCACATATCCTTCATGaattaagtaaaaatacttttttagacaagcaaaaactgacagaatatATTTTCAGCAGACCTGCACTGCATGAAAATCTGAAGGAAAATACCGAAATGTGGATCtacacagagaaatgaagagtGCTGGAAATGATAAGATGTaggtaaaataaactttttcccattatctcttcaaaataaaacaatttaaaacaaaaatatttatgcatacataaaaataaaatgtatgccaACAATAGCACAAAGAGGAAAGTGGAAATACAGTTGTAAGGTTCTTACATTCTGTATGAGGTAGATTGcggctttatatatatattatgtatgtctatatattagatatattacctaaatatataaatacaatgtgctatatttatacatatatccatccatatatatatacccatCCCTATAACAAGCACTAAAAATTTAAACATGCACAACCAATAAGCCAATAAAAAGTGCTCAGTTAAACAAAAAGAACATAgtaaagaggggaaaagaaataagaaacagatCAAATAGAAAGCCAgaaagatggtagatttaaatcCAACCATGTTAATTACACCAAATGTACTTGATCTAAAATACtgcaaataaaaggcaaagatttgcagattagaaaaaaaagcaagaccccactatatgctgtctataaaaaaagaaacaaaaaatccaaaaacaaaacaactctaccttaaatataaagacacagataggttaaaagtaaaaagatggaaaaagaaatactcCCACCAATCAAAGAAAGCTAGAGTGGCTATATCACACAAAGTAGAGTTCATGACAAAGAATCATTTATCAGCAATAAAGAGGAACatttcaaaatgatgaaaaagatCAGTCCATTGGGACTTAACaatcttaaatgtgtatgtaCCTAACAACAACGCTTCAAATTTCATAAAGCAAAGCTGAtagaacaaaaggagaaataggcCAATCCACAATTCTAGATTTCAGTACTCCTCTCTCACTAACTGACACAAGACAGAGAATCAGTGAGGATACAGAAGACCTAACATTAATAAGCAACTGGGACTGACATATAGAACACTTTACCAACAACCACACTTTTCCAGCACTCACAAAAACATTCAAGAGAGGCCATTAGCTGAGCCATAAGAAGAGTTTCGGgaagttttaaaagatttcagtTATACAAAGCATGATTTCTGGCCAAAACAGACCTGCACTAGAAATTAGTAACAGAAACTTAtgtggaaaatccccaaatatttggaaattaaacacctTTCACTGAAACATGACATGCTTTAGCTTTTAAAAGCATCACTCACCCTGTTATACAGAGAACAGACAAGAGAAAGGCAAGGACAAAAGCAGCAAGACTCTCCAGGAGGTATTTACAGTTGTCCAGTTGTGATGATGGTGTCATTGACTAGAGCGTTAGCAGGGAAAGCAGTAAGAACAGGCCAGTTTTTGAATGTTGCCTAAGATTTGCTGATGGCTTGGCTACTGGAATGACAGAGGGAAGGACACCCAGATTCTTGACTTGGGCAAAAGGTTTAGAGCCACCATTTATGAGATGGCAAGCATTAGGAAGATAAGGATTTGAAGGGAAGGTTTAAGTTTTGAGCATGTAAAAACTCAGGGGCTTATTAGACACGTCCATGTAGAGAAGTCAAATAGGTTGATGGAATCTGGTGTTCTGGGGAGGTGGGCTAAACATATTTTTGGGTTCTATCAGCATGTAAATGTTAGACTGAATGGGATGACTGAGAGACAGAAAGTGCAGAGAAGGATCCAGAAATGAACCTCAGGGTACTCCAAATTCAGAGGCTGGGCGAGGAGCCAGTGGGATAAAGAGCAGCGAGGTGGAAAGTGGGGCCCAGAACAATGGGAGGTTTATGAGGAAGGGTGACCAACTCATCAAACGCTACCATGGGTTAGAAGCTGGCCGCTGGGGTTAGTGGTCACCAGGGGCTAAGGCTGCGGCAGGGAGCtgacaggaagggaggaagtgcCAACAGGTACAGATTTCTTTTTGGATTtctggtaatggttgcacaattctgagAATACAGTGAAAAGCACTGACTTGTACAACTGGAAATTCTATGCTGTGGATTATATGTCAAAACtggttttaaagattatttgagagagagaatgagagcatgagaagggggagggtcagagggagaagcagactccccgctgagcagggagcctgacgctggaCTCGATcttgagactccaggatcatgacccaagcctaaggcagtcggttaaccaactgagccacccaggtgcccacaaagcTGGTTTTAAAAACTGACCACCAGTTTTAACACATGGAGGCCACTGCCGACCTTGAGTAAGCAGTTATGGTGGGGTGATGGCAGCAGGAGCCTGATTGGAAGGGTTTAAAGAGCGAAGACAGGAGAGAACAACAAGGACATCTCTTTAAGGTCGGGGAATAAAGTCATGTTTGTTTGGTTTGCTGTTAGGAATGATCTAGCAGTGAAGTTTGATGGTACAAGAAAGAAGTGAATGAGTAGTCCTCGTGGCTGCCTCACTCATCCCCATCAGGCCTCAAGGTGTGAGTAAAGGAATTGACCTTGGGATCACGCAAccaggggcaagggcagggcGTGCAGATTCAGGTGAAGGTGGGAGGGTGAAGCGGGAGCCTTCGGCAGTTCTAACGGCTTCAGTTTATTCCATTATTTCGGAGCATGGTGACGAGCTAAGTGAGGGAAATGATGAATTGGGGAAATAAAGCATAATTAATGGGCAGTCCCGGGGCCACCTGAGGCTTGTGGTCATGAGTTCAAAGCATGAACAGTCACCATAAGTTTTCAGTCACACCTGGCAGCACAGGTGCATGGCATACACAAAGGGGCGTCTCACCCAGGCTGGGTCTGCaatcagaagaaagagaaacgtGGGACGCAGGTTATATTGCTGAACACCAATATGCCActttattatttggaatttttttttcccatttgtcacATACCTGTCAATGTTTACACAATGAGGAAAATCAACCAGCAGTGGAAGCAACTGACCAAATCAGCTGATAATTCTGTACCCTCTTAACACACATCAATTCTTCCTTGGTAGGGATATCTTTACTTTCAGTCTCACAGCTATTCTTAAAATCGGTGTCAAGATTGTCACATCTTTAAATACAGATAGAATTGCCAGaagtacataattttatatatatatatgtgtatatatatatgtacacacacatacagaaaaatacaagacTAATTGTTTTTCCACAGTATTTAATTTACACACTACTATAACTCTATGCAACTTCTGAAGACAGGTTAAGGGGTACAAGAAACTGTTTAGAGCTAGTAAATAGTTTGGTCCAATATTGTCTTAATGTAATGGTTATTTGCTCCCTCCCTTTTATGTGACGACATACTATGACATACGACACATGCACAATCATTCACTTACGAACAAATGAGTAAGACGCCACTCAGACTAACATCTGTATACCCAGAGGGTCAACCAACCACACACAACTACTAAGGCTATAATACAGCTATGCAGCATAAACGGTCAACACTGCTGAGATCCTAAAGTGAGCACCATATATACATCTGAATATAAAAAACCATTGGAAACCAAACACATACGGGTTAGTTAAAAGGTGCCATTCCAAGGCTATACATAATCACAGGAAAAAGTATTTACATTACTTGGAAAACAGCTGCAACAAAGAGTTTATTGCCAATGCCCTTTATAAACTTCTCTCCTACGTTTTATACAGATGTTACGCTCACCATCTATGTGAACCACACATCTTATTTCTGGCCCTTTATAAGATCCCTGCTCAAGAATTTCAAGCAAATATGTTCTATGGCTTCACCCACACATCTTTTCTGGTAGCTTTCAATTATAAATATCACAATGAACTAGAGCTGTAGCTTAAAACATATCTAGCCTAGGTctagaaagtaaaataagtattttaagtaTCATCTTAGTTAAGTATATTGTGAAATTCAGAGTTCGGAGTAAAATCTATGAACCCTAAGTAGCAGAGTCAGGGTGTACTTGGAGAAACCGTGACCAATGGAATGCAGTCCTTTGGTGCCCTGCCCACTCTACAAAGTGACTGTCGCTTCAGAGACGTGAAGGAAAGCTGCTGAGTGTGGGAAGgtccccccgccccaaccctgGCCCAGCCACATCCTACCACCAATGTGGATAAGCATTGCTTTGAAGACCCCCAGGGCACAGCCTGAAAAAGTAGCATCTGGCCCCTTCCAAAAGTAGCAATCTGCAATATACTGCGTCTTACAAGATAAAATGCCACGAAAGATGATTATCTGGTCAAAAGTAGTCTTTGTACAGGAGCAGTTTAAAGTAAGAGTTCTTTGATTATTGTTTTGGCAGGAAGGCAAAGTAAAAAACActtccagcaaaaaaaaaaaaaaaaagcaaaaaccaaaacgacaacaaaaaaaaaaacaaagcaggctttgtgcatttttgtttgctttatgtgtgaattttgttcttttatatgtttttgatCAGCCAATTTCATAGCTTACTGAGCTAAAGGATAtagaatggggggaaaaaaacccgaAAGAGACAACCTAATTACCAAACTCCTAAAAATCAAAtcccagtaatttttaaaaaaaatttatagggTTTTGACTTTGCCAACCTCTGTGTGCACCTTTGCTCCCATATCAGGCCCTACAGTTTCTTCTACCTACATGGTTTTAAAGGAAACCCTAGGGTGTGCCCTATAGGAAGGAATTTACACCGAGCatctttttgttctgttagaCAGACTACACACTCTATAAGTAGAGTTAAGACACCATCAGTTCACTTCATCACATTACAAAATAAGATTGTCTGTTTGTAATTTACCACTATGGGGGAAGCTGCCGTATAAATCTAAGTACTTTATCTCACCTAgtacaaaacaagaaaatctttttcagttaaattttaagagcccaaacttttttttttcacactataGCTTAAGACAAACAGGTGTGGGTATGCTGAAATCATGGTTTTAAGGTTCTCAGTGCAGACGCTCACTGTACTCTGCTCCGCACAGGCCTCGGGAGGCGGGGCACGCACACGCTCGCAGGCTCCAGGCCTGTCGGCATCACCATGTTATTGCTTTGGTTCTGTCTCAGACACCACGGGAGTGTGCCTCAGAGCACGGAGTTTCCGTTATCACAGAAGGTCAGGAAAGGAATTTAGATCTGTCACACggaaacaaaagcatttttttctctctagattAAGTGCGGAACATCAAATTTCTAAGTGCTCCATTTATATTAGGttccaaatatacattttaatttaatcctgATCATccacattaaaattataaatgtaaaaattacacAACAGACTTTTCGGCTGGAAAAGAAGTGTCTAGCAGCATGCACAAAGACCATGCATTGTCACATCGTCAGGCGAACAAGTGAAAGGTAATAAATAACTGCTCCTAACGCCCACTGTGAAAGAGCAAAAGCCAAACGAGAAGCGCAGAGAAGAGTGGAGAAGCGCGCCGGTGCTCAGGCCCGAGCGGGGAGGGTGCCGGCGGCCGGGGAGGGTGCCAGTCAGATGACATGGCAGCAGCTGGCCTGGCTGGAGGCGCACAGCAGCCCGTCCTTAGGGTTCCGCTGGATGTTCACAGAGATGGTCTTTTCGCACAGAGGTAGCTGCAGCACGTTATTTTTCCGGTTCTTGCTCTTTATCCGTTCTAACTCAGTGCTGCTGTCTGCCACGTGGTCGGAGAAAAACTTTATGCTGCCCACGCCCGGGGCCTGGCCCGCGCTGCCCGTGGAGCTGATGCACATCTTCCATGTGGACTTCTCCTGGACCTTGACGCTGGAGAAGGACAAGCCGCCCTGCGGGTCGAGGATGTACTTGGCGCCGCCATGCAGCTGGGAGCCCAGGCAGAGGCTCATGAGTTTGAGGCTCTGCACCAGCTCGCCGGGCCCAGGGCCGGCGCAGCGGCGCGTGCTGCCCGACGTGCCGGTGGGCTTGCCACCCGAGCCACCCGCGGGGCTGCCGCCACCCGCGCTGTTCTCGCTCGGGCTGGCCTTGTCCGCGCCGCCACTGCCGGCGCTTGGCTTGCCCTGGCCCCCGCCGTCACCCTCGCTGCCCGGGGGCCCCTCGCTGCTATCCCGCCGGTGCCAAGAGTAGGTGAAGCCACTGTCTTTGTCCAGCCGCCGCCGGCTCTCCGAGTCGTCGTCACTGGTCTCCGAGCTGCTGCAACTGGAGCCTCGGCCCTGGCTTTTCCGGCGGTGGTAGCGTTTGTGCACCGTGCCCGGGGAAGCGATGTTCATCTTGAGCCGGCTCAGCTTGGGGGGCAGGTTCTCGTCCATGTCAAACTCGTCATCCGACTCCCCTTCCTCAAAGATCTGGTTGAGCACGGGGGCGCTCTTCCTCGACGTCAGCCGGTTGGTCACCGAGGGCTTCCGGCGCAGAACCACTTGTGACGAGAGGGACATGGGCTTCTtgtcctcctcatcttcctcttcGTCTTCCTCCACCCGGAACAGGCACTTGCGTCCGCTGGCCGTGGCTTTCAAGCTCGCCGGGGACACGGTGGAGAGAGCTGGTCCGGCCAACTCGGGGAGGTCGTCCTTCTTAGACGAGTCACACAGGCCTTTGCTCCTGTGGCCATTGAGGACACTGTCAGCAGCCCGAGCAGGAGACTGAGGGACAGTCGCGTGGGACAGAGGAGTGGCCGTGAGATCATCCTCAAGGTCCTGGGGTACATCGATTTTGGTGGGCCACGACTGCCTGTGTAACAGATTGGAAGAAGAAAGCCATGTCATAAATAATATGCAGACTCTACTAAAACTACATCATATAACACTGACTGGGGCAAAATCCacagactgaaaaaaagaaatacgcaaaaaaaggaaaaaaaaaaaaaaacaaaaaacagcagcCTCGCAAACCCATTCGACATCCTATAAAGATTAGCAAGGACACCAGCAGGGCAAATGTGCTTCTGAAACATGGATCAGGCTGTGGCTTACTAGCCAAATGAGAACTTCATCAGAGCTGTCAGGAAAGGGAGCCAGGAGCTACTCCATCTTTCCCATATGAGTCTTACACcacaagaaaaagttttaaaaagcacaagGGAGATCACCAAAGCAAAACCCAAACACAACACGTTTCGTTCCTCTGAGTCTTAGATCACAACCTTTGAAGGTATATGCTTTGCTAATAAAATTCacctgaaaaaaaacaaaacaaaacaaaacaacaattcACCTGAAATTCCCAGTCTTCCAGATATGACAGGATGGTGTAAAAGTCTggtgtttataaaaataaatggaaatagttCAGTGGATTAAACATGAGAATACTGCAAAGAAAAGTCAATGTACACGGGCATACGTATAACTCTTCTTcaccaattaaaaaaacacacgACGCTAAATATAAatccaagtatttttaaatgtccacacAAGTGTAGTGGCAAATCCACAATTATTTAAACTTCGATTTTATTCCCCCATCTAGAGTCACCCAAGCAACAAGAACATTGCTTGGCagtcaaagaagaaaactttttgaaaatgagGTCTCTAGCTGTTTTGGAATTCTTAACTGTCCTCTCTGTCCAGGGGAAGAGGAGATGCCAGAGATCTTTAAAATAGCCACTTCCACACTATGACACTTTCATTTTCACACCAATTCTGTTATCCTAGAAATAAAACCCAATTGAATCTAGAGCTTTAAAAAACTCACAGGAATTTACGACAGATATCTTTCCCCCAACTCAGAGCCATTTCCTCTTTGTCCATGGCGTGGTCCATCTATGCTAGTCACTTCTTGGTAGTTCATAAAGGCCGAGTGCTGGATAATGTCTCTGAGGTCACTAAGTGTCTCTGGACAAGTCCTCTGTTCCCCACCAACACAAATGCACAAAGCCGGGGCGACGCCTGTGGGCTCTGGAGCATGGCACCCCACCCCCGTTCCTGAAAgagcagccccccccccaacGCCTGCAAACACCCCAGGGGGCCCTGGGCCGGGAGGCCGGGTGCCGACTGTGTCCGACCCACCAGAGTGGCAGCCAGCGCAGTCCAGGATCAGGGGGCCCACACGTGGCGGAGGCTCTTctctcctcacctcccaccccacctgaaaagaaagccaaaaccGTTCTCAGAGCCCACTCCCCAAAACAGGAGGGGTGGCTGTGGCCACTGGGGTGGCTCCTCCATTGGCCACTTCTGAACGAACGGCTTTTATAGGAGTAAGTGGTTCAACCACTCACGTTAATTGAGCGCACATCTGAGCTCCATGTTGTGCTAACCGAAGTCAGTCCTCTTCATCGCCACAACCCTGTGAGCAGAGATGGCTAAACAAGAATTGTAAATGAGTCATGTGGACAGAACAGTTCGCACGGCCTGAGTGCTTCCCAGAGGCAGCACAGTGGGGAGAGCCGGACAGGGCCGAATGCACTTCATCCCCGCAGCTCTCCACAAGCTGGGGCCATGATCATTCCCCTTCACGGGGGAAGAAGTGACAACACGGACAGGGTAGgaaacctgcccaaggtcacgcaggcTGGCGGACAGTGACATGGAGGCTGGGTTCCACAGCTACTGCACCCCCGGGGCAACACAGGAAGCTTCTAAATGGCCGCTGCAGAACAGCCGGGCCTCTGCGGTCTGGCCTCAGGGATTCCCCTCACTTCCTGGGGCTCGGAGGGGATGCTGGCACCAAGCGCTCCCGTGCCGGGGTCCACTCCTCAGAGGACCTCACAAGGCCTCTTCTAACACATAGACCACGCCACACTTCCAGCCCAGGCTTGCAGAACCCAAAGGAGGCGCTCTCGCTGCAGCTGGGGCTCCCTAGCTCACCCTGCCTGCCGCAGCCCCCGGAAGAGCTGGGCTAGTTTCAACACCTGTCTCCCCACCCAGTCCAGGGTCCTGAGCCCCAGGATCACTCTGATCTGAAGGCATGTCCAGCGACAGAACTAAGTCAGGTCCGGGGTTTTGACGACAAAGTCACAGTGCCAGtaaaaaggcaaggaagcagaTGCCCCACCTGCCCTGGGCCCGGGAGGAGGTAAGGCCCTCACGGAACCTCCACTCCGGTATCTCCAGGAGGGTAAAAGGAAAACTTGAGGGAAGGCGCGGATATTTCTTTATAGGCCCT is a window of Zalophus californianus isolate mZalCal1 chromosome 1, mZalCal1.pri.v2, whole genome shotgun sequence DNA encoding:
- the SNRK gene encoding SNF-related serine/threonine-protein kinase isoform X2, with the translated sequence MAGFKRGYDGKIAGLYDLDKTLGRGHFAVVKLARHVFTGEKVAVKVIDKTKLDTLATGHLFQEVRCMKLVQHPNIVRLYEVIDTQTKLYLILELGDGGDMFDYIMKHEEGLNEDLAKKYFAQIVHAISYCHKLHVVHRDLKPENVVFFEKQGLVKLTDFGFSNKFQPGKKLTTSCGSLAYSAPEILLGDEYDAPAVDIWSLGVILFMLVCGQPPFQEANDSETLTMIMDCKYTVPSHVSKECKDLITRMLQRDPKRRASLEEIENHPWLQGVDPSPATKALETNRYNHITATYFLLAERILREKQEKEIQTRSASPSNIKAQFRQSWPTKIDVPQDLEDDLTATPLSHATVPQSPARAADSVLNGHRSKGLCDSSKKDDLPELAGPALSTVSPASLKATASGRKCLFRVEEDEEEDEEDKKPMSLSSQVVLRRKPSVTNRLTSRKSAPVLNQIFEEGESDDEFDMDENLPPKLSRLKMNIASPGTVHKRYHRRKSQGRGSSCSSSETSDDDSESRRRLDKDSGFTYSWHRRDSSEGPPGSEGDGGGQGKPSAGSGGADKASPSENSAGGGSPAGGSGGKPTGTSGSTRRCAGPGPGELVQSLKLMSLCLGSQLHGGAKYILDPQGGLSFSSVKVQEKSTWKMCISSTGSAGQAPGVGSIKFFSDHVADSSTELERIKSKNRKNNVLQLPLCEKTISVNIQRNPKDGLLCASSQASCCHVI
- the SNRK gene encoding SNF-related serine/threonine-protein kinase isoform X1 → MAGFKRGYDGKIAGLYDLDKTLGRGHFAVVKLARHVFTGEKVAVKVIDKTKLDTLATGHLFQEVRCMKLVQHPNIVRLYEVIDTQTKLYLILELGDGGDMFDYIMKHEEGLNEDLAKKYFAQIVHAISYCHKLHVVHRDLKPENVVFFEKQGLVKLTDFGFSNKFQPGKKLTTSCGSLAYSAPEILLGDEYDAPAVDIWSLGVILFMLVCGQPPFQEANDSETLTMIMDCKYTVPSHVSKECKDLITRMLQRDPKRRASLEEIENHPWLQGVDPSPATKYNIPLVSYKNLSEEEHNSIIQRMVLGDIADRDAIVEALETNRYNHITATYFLLAERILREKQEKEIQTRSASPSNIKAQFRQSWPTKIDVPQDLEDDLTATPLSHATVPQSPARAADSVLNGHRSKGLCDSSKKDDLPELAGPALSTVSPASLKATASGRKCLFRVEEDEEEDEEDKKPMSLSSQVVLRRKPSVTNRLTSRKSAPVLNQIFEEGESDDEFDMDENLPPKLSRLKMNIASPGTVHKRYHRRKSQGRGSSCSSSETSDDDSESRRRLDKDSGFTYSWHRRDSSEGPPGSEGDGGGQGKPSAGSGGADKASPSENSAGGGSPAGGSGGKPTGTSGSTRRCAGPGPGELVQSLKLMSLCLGSQLHGGAKYILDPQGGLSFSSVKVQEKSTWKMCISSTGSAGQAPGVGSIKFFSDHVADSSTELERIKSKNRKNNVLQLPLCEKTISVNIQRNPKDGLLCASSQASCCHVI